Genomic segment of Marmota flaviventris isolate mMarFla1 chromosome 4, mMarFla1.hap1, whole genome shotgun sequence:
AGTTTTGGTGGGAAATCCTCCCATGTTACTTTATTTTACCACCAGAGGGCGCTAACTCCATATTTTTAGGAAACATTCATTGAGATTTAATCCATCTTTGGGGCTTCCCTGCAGAAGAGATACCTCTCTATATGCTTATCCCTGGGCTTTTCTGGAAGTCCCTTTTGTAGTAAATTTGATCTCTTCTGAAAGTTTAgcagattatttaatttttcttcaaagagGTGAAGATGGATTCTGACATTTAAAATTCTTACCTTTCTTCTTGGAAGGAAGAACATAGTTGAGATAGGAATGAAAGATTAAATTGTAGAGCTCAGTCTCTGCATTTCTACCTGGCTCTTGGCTTCTCAGTTTGAGGGAAATTCTCCAAAAACTGTGCACTGAGAGCAAGAGATAATTAGACAAATAAGAGAGGATAGCATAGTTCCAGTTCTTTGTCTGGACAAGGCCATGCGTGGGTAAGGGCCAAACCTAAGCTGGAGACTGACAGAACTCATACCATGTTGTCCACTTGAGGAAGTGGAAGATGTCTGGAAACTAAATCCTGACTCTTTTTGGCTAagaatcttgttttctttttggtagtacttttccttcctcccctcaggGAGAGTAACCATCTTCATGTTTAAAGAGTAAGATGCTCCTCATACCTGAGGATTAGGATTGTTGGTGTTCTGTGTTCATCATTACATCACTGCCACTGAGTCGTTCCTTGCTAGACTTGTGAAAGGTCAAGATTCTGATAGATACATACCCATTCCAAGGAGACCCTCTAGAGGTATTAAGCCATAGATATATCCTGTGTTCTAACTGGCTGGTTTTAAAGAAATCCTGCTGGAAGTGGGCCCATTATTTTTTGACGCTTTGCCTACCTCCTGGCCTCAAGAGGGAAACATGAACTTATCCTGTTAACTGGTAGTTAGTTCATTTATACTGTCTTCTCTCTCCATTCCATTGGCTGATCTGCTGATTTGGAACCCTGAATCTGGATACTCTCGGTCACCGGCTGTTTGCTGTCTCCATTTTACTCCTTGTTGATGGCACTCCCAGTGGTCAAGCAGAGGATGCAGATGTACAACTCACCATACCACCGGGTGACAGACTGTGTACGGGCAGTGTGGCAAAATGAAGGGGCTGGAGCCTTTTACCGCAGCTACACCACCCAGCTAGCCATGAACGTTCCCTTCCAAGCCATCCACTTCATGACCTATGAATTCCTGCAGGAGCACTTTAACCCCCAGAGACggtacaaccccagctcccatgTCCTTTCCGGAGCCTGTGCAGGAGCTGTAGCTGCCGCTGCCACAACCCCACTGGACGTTTGCAAAACACTGCTCAACACCCAGGAAtccctggctttgaactcaaacaTTACAGGACATATCACAGGCATGGCTAGTGCCTTCAGGACGGTATATCAAGTAGGCGGGGTGACCGCATACTTCCGAGGGGTGCAGGCACGAGTAATTTACCAGATCCCCTCCACGGCCATCGCATGGTCTGTGTATGAGTTCTTCAAATACCTGATCACTAAACGGCAAGAAGAGTGGAGAGCCAGCAAGTGAAGGAGCACTGTGTGCAGCCAGGGGTAGACAGCACTGCTGAGGCCTGCCCCCTCCAGCCGTGTTCTGCCTCCTGGCACACTCCAGCCTTGAGTGGAgttgggaggaagggagagggctcTCAGTGTTGTGGCTAACACCAGTTCCCGCCAGCCTTGTTGCCTCACCACCTCTCCTCCCAGGCCTTGGGCGAGGGGTGCAGCAGAGCACCCCTCAGCACTTCTGTCAACCTCCGTCATGGGCCTGGTGACCCGCTCTAGACTGTTATAGAGGACTAAGCAGCACATTCCCCTGGTTCCTAATAAAAAGCCCTTAAATGAAATGGTTTTGTTGGGTTTGTCTTGTCAAAGGGGAAGTGAAATGCTGTCAGCTGTTCTTTACTTGGCTTGAAGCATAAATCAGGGAACCCAAAAGGTTTACTGAAGATGGCTGTAAGTTTTTGTTTCTGCTGACGTTCATGATGGTTTCAGTCTCCCCATCACCTTGAACACTGGGCCTTTGACAGACCCTAACTCGGCATGAGTTGCCTCGTGTTCCCACCAGTGCCTCTTCCCTTGGGCAGCAGTGGGCACAGCAGAGTCGATTTTTCTGCTCCAATTCTGAGCTCTGCCTGAGCAGTGGAACTTTGCACTCAGCCCTTTGTTTTCTGATGtagttttgaaattaaaattattcagtGAAACTGCAAGTCCTGAAGATTGTGTGAGCAATAACACATTTTGTTTGACTTTAAGGTTTTTACCAAGTACTTGAACACATGTGATCATATCTGGTTCTCACGAATTAGTGAAGCAGGTGGTGCAATTGTCATGTCTGCATTATGGGATGGAAGCGCAGAAAAGCTGTGACTTCCCTGAGACCTCACAGTAAGTGTAGAATAGAggccccagcccatttttttttttttttttgccccagaATTGAACCCAACTGTGGAAGACAGGAAGTGAGCTGAGGTGTGATCCCCCAACATGCAGGTTACTGAAGGAAGTTTTTTGTTGATGTCCACCAGGGCTTTTCCTGGAGAccttcagaggtggggctttcacAGTTATGTGGGTCAGGCTGTCCCTTTTCTAGTTACTAGCAAGTTCTTCAGGACACAGAACAGGCATCTAGCCCCTGAAATTCCCACCTATCCTCCTTGTTATGTCATCTGCTCACTCATTCAGTAACTACTGAGGGTCTCTGGGTCAGGTACTAGAGTTGGGGATACAATGATAAATAAAGCAATCCTGGCCCTCAGGGAGCTTATTGTCTGGAGAGAAAGATACATGTAAACAGGCAGTTGTAAGATCAAACTATGAGACAAATGATGGGATAGACCTAGGATACACTTAGAGGGGGATACCAACCCAGCCTTGGGTGACAGCTTTTGGAAGAGGTGACATCTCTGGTCACATCCAATGGGatgaagaggggaggagagataTTCTAGTAAACGACCTGGAAGTGGGACTGTAAAGTGTTCGCGGTCCTGTGGGCAAGTGGTTCAGTAGGACTGAAACAATGTGGGTAAGGCTTGCAGCTAGACAGCTAAGCAGGTGCTGGGTCTTAAAGCAATGCTAAGGAGTTCAGAGTTTATCCTGAAAGCGATGCAGAAGCATTACAGGGGTTTAAGCAGAGGCAGGGTGTGATCAGATTTGCCATTTAAACAGATCACTTAGGCTCTCTGGAGAAAGGATTAGAGGAGCAAGACTGGGCAGGCAGGTTAAGAGGCTGCTGCACTAATCCAGGCAACTGCATGGTGGTCTGGGCCAGGACTGGCAAGAAGACTGGAACCATGTTAGGGTTGTAGGAGCAATAGGATTTGGTTACAGAATAAATCTTGTCCTCCTTCCATCTGACAGCCCTTCAAGTATCTATGGAGAATCATGTCTGaaagcacttgaaaaaaaaaaaaaaactgtcaaggAAACTGCAGAGGCTCCTGTTCTCAACTTTATTCCAGTAAGCTAGGCTGCCCATCTGATTTGGTGATGGAAAGGAAAGACGTTAATAGTGTTGAACGGTGATACTGGAGTTTGGGTCCCtgtggagaaaaaaaagtgtgataCCACTGTAGAGGCAATTTCAGAGGGTCTGCAAGTAAAAAATGTAAGTGGGAAGCTGCCTCCGGGTGGGTGTGGActaggcaggagaacaaaggatgATTCTCTAGACCATGTTCTTGCAGTTGACTTCACAGAACTACTGTTTGGCATGGTATCCAGCACAAAATAGGCATCATGGCAATAAAGCTCATTTTTCAAgaggaggatgtggagaaattttttttttttttgtactagggattaaacccaggggcactgaatcaataagccacatccccagccctttttgtattttatttagagacagggtctcactgagttgcttagggcctcgctacaTTGCTAagggtagctttgaacttgagatcctcctgcctcagcttcccgagcctttgtgattacaggcatgtgccactatacctagCATGGGGTAATTTTTGAAAGAATGGTAGCTGTTGAAGACTCCCTCCAGCTCTGCACAGtagttcacacctgtaatcccagcaactcaggaagctgaggcaggaggatcttataaattcaaggtcagtccccacaatttagcaaggccctatgcgaCTTAGTGAGAATCCAGAGTGACCTTCCAACCTCCAATTATGCTCTAGCTACCAGAGGACATCTAGTTTGGAATGGGGGTGAGGTAGGAGGAGGCATTAGGTTCTGCAGGTCTCTTGGTCCAAGTCATTAGAGGAGATAGATGCAGAATACTTGACAGGGCTGCAGTCTAGAGTGCCAGTGACTAGATACCTGGGTCACTCTATGGGGGCTCATCATACCCAGGAGAGCTGTGGGTGTTTGGTGGCCTCCTAGAGCCAGAGCCTTTCCAGAAAGCCAG
This window contains:
- the Slc25a28 gene encoding mitoferrin-2 isoform X2 — translated: MQSLQPDPAARYRNVLEALRRIIRTEGLWRPMRGLNVTATGAGPAHALYFACYEKLKKTLSDIIHPGGNSHIANGAAGCVATLLHDAAMNPVEVVKQRMQMYNSPYHRVTDCVRAVWQNEGAGAFYRSYTTQLAMNVPFQAIHFMTYEFLQEHFNPQRRYNPSSHVLSGACAGAVAAAATTPLDVCKTLLNTQESLALNSNITGHITGMASAFRTVYQVGGVTAYFRGVQARVIYQIPSTAIAWSVYEFFKYLITKRQEEWRASK